The following proteins are co-located in the Microplitis demolitor isolate Queensland-Clemson2020A chromosome 5, iyMicDemo2.1a, whole genome shotgun sequence genome:
- the LOC128667788 gene encoding uncharacterized protein LOC128667788, translated as MYMYELIDNNLFNKCYQAIPIFWSIMTNKGEECYLRVFNFIKEKFPSFNPKTYMSDFEIGMHNAVETAFPDIDANHCYFHYAQAINKNARDLGLINKTTIKVTTHPEIYVTIKQLIALALLPPKLIISTFNNLKEVVTQDFGQRFDRLFDYYERFWIKTIKPRGFSVYNLREDKTDNYEESYNRNLNDLLKKNPHPNQFIEVIKYLALDARVIRNSIKLNKYIARRPITQRTEKKLEMEDFWDMLDEKIENVGEDNINGLELINGLSSIQHLRLLEQEIMLKEMDKILK; from the exons ATGTACATGTACGAGCTGATTGATAACAATTTGTTCAATAAATGTTACCAG gcTATACCGATCTTTTGGTCCATTATGACGAATAAGGGTGAGGAATGCTATTTgagagtttttaattttattaaagagaAATTTCCATCTTTTAACCCTAAGACCTACATGTCCGATTTCGAGATTGGCATGCATAATGCTGTGGAAACTGCATTTCCAGATATTGATGCTAATCACTGCTATTTCCACTATGCTCaa GCAATCAACAAAAACGCAAGGGACTTagggttaataaataaaacaaccaTTAAAGTCACGACACACCCCGAAATCTATGTGACTATAAAGCAGCTAATCGCATTGGCTTTGTTACCACCCAAATTGATTATATCAacttttaataacttaaaagAAGTGGTGACGCAGGATTTTGGACAGCGATTTGATCGTTTATTCGATTATTACGAGCGATTTTGGATAAAAACGATTAAACCTCGAGGATTTTCAGTATACAATTTGAGAGAGGACAAAACTGACAACTATGAAGAATCTtacaatagaaatttaaatgatttactaaaaaaaaacccgcaTCCCAATCAATTTATAG aaGTAATAAAGTACTTGGCATTAGATGCCAGAGTGATTaggaattcaataaaactgaATAAATATATCGCAAGAAGACCAATCACACAAAGGACGGAAAAAAAGTTAGAAATGGAAGATTTTTGGGACATGTTGgacgaaaaaattgaaaatgtagGTGAAGATAATATCAACGGGTTAGAGTTAATCAATGGACTGAGTTCTATCCAACATCTTCGACTTTTGGAACaggaaataatgttaaaagaGATGGACAAAatcctaaaataa